The proteins below are encoded in one region of Pseudomonadota bacterium:
- a CDS encoding amino acid ABC transporter ATP-binding protein: MGTSDVITMTGVNKWYGDFHVLKDVNLAVKSGERIVVCGPSGSGKSTLIRCINRLEEHQEGAINVNGIELTDNIKNIDAVRADVGMVFQHFNLFPHLTVLDNCTLAPIWVKKTPKAEAEEIGMKYLNRVRIGDQAQKYPGQLSGGQQQRVAIARALCMTPKIMLFDEPTSALDPEMVKEVLDTMVDLAKEGMTMLCVTHEMGFAKAVADRVIFMDQGEIVEQNEPNAFFDNPQNHRTQEFLNQIL; the protein is encoded by the coding sequence ATGGGCACCAGCGACGTCATCACCATGACGGGCGTCAACAAATGGTACGGTGATTTTCACGTACTCAAGGATGTCAATCTGGCCGTCAAATCAGGCGAGCGTATTGTTGTGTGCGGTCCGTCTGGTTCCGGCAAGTCGACGCTGATCAGGTGTATCAACCGTCTGGAGGAGCATCAGGAAGGCGCGATCAACGTCAACGGCATCGAGCTGACCGACAACATCAAGAACATCGACGCAGTGCGCGCCGATGTTGGCATGGTGTTCCAGCACTTCAACCTGTTCCCGCACCTGACGGTTCTCGACAACTGCACGTTGGCGCCGATCTGGGTGAAGAAGACGCCGAAAGCGGAAGCCGAAGAGATCGGCATGAAATACCTCAACCGCGTGCGCATCGGCGACCAGGCCCAGAAATATCCCGGCCAACTCTCGGGCGGTCAGCAGCAGCGCGTGGCGATCGCGCGTGCACTGTGCATGACGCCGAAAATCATGCTGTTCGACGAGCCGACGTCCGCGCTCGATCCGGAAATGGTCAAGGAGGTCCTCGATACGATGGTCGACCTCGCCAAGGAAGGCATGACCATGCTGTGCGTCACCCACGAGATGGGTTTTGCGAAGGCGGTTGCTGACCGCGTTATCTTCATGGACCAGGGCGAGATCGTTGAGCAGAACGAACCCAACGCGTTTTTCGACAATCCACAGAACCATCGCACGCAGGAATTCCTGAACCAGATCCTGTAA